One genomic window of Candidatus Rokuibacteriota bacterium includes the following:
- a CDS encoding Mov34/MPN/PAD-1 family protein produces the protein MIVTADELAVIRRQAEAEYPHECCGVILVKASRNDERVLLPCRNIQSELHAKDPLRHPRDARTAYYMAPQDLLTVMRLESDGFGVRTIYHSHIDAGAYFSETDKRQAAAGGQPLYADATYLVVSVVNGKVVEASAFGWDPARRDFLPVSLEAS, from the coding sequence TTGATCGTCACCGCCGACGAGCTCGCCGTCATCCGCCGCCAGGCCGAGGCCGAGTATCCCCACGAGTGCTGCGGGGTGATCCTCGTCAAAGCTAGCCGGAACGACGAGCGCGTTCTGCTTCCGTGTCGGAACATCCAGAGCGAGCTCCACGCGAAAGATCCTCTGCGCCACCCGCGCGACGCCCGCACCGCCTACTACATGGCCCCGCAGGATCTGTTGACGGTCATGCGCCTCGAGTCGGACGGCTTCGGCGTTCGGACCATCTACCACTCGCACATCGACGCGGGCGCGTACTTCTCCGAGACCGACAAGCGCCAGGCCGCGGCGGGCGGCCAACCGCTGTACGCGGACGCCACCTACCTGGTGGTGTCGGTGGTGAATGGCAAGGTCGTAGAGGCCAGTGCCTTCGGCTGGGATCCAGCCCGCCGCGACTTTCTCCCGGTCTCGCTCGAGGCGTCGTGA